One part of the Elusimicrobiaceae bacterium genome encodes these proteins:
- a CDS encoding N-acetylmuramoyl-L-alanine amidase, with amino-acid sequence MKKHFLTALLFTLSAPCASAQKIDIVYPVEGHIMSGGSAAYLFGNIKPPKGKLKINEVSVKVHSNGAFITYLPVKPGPFAFNCELTAGTQTVKAVRNIVVGSSFKKPDNAAVYIDTSSLSPWADIIARPGDWIYASFSGTIGQKAFFRIRGLSGELPMPETAPGSYAGAYLAQSADKAEKAEIQFRLTGALGEATALAGGKVSVRPDFSPVVEITTDSVGTRTASGAGYMLFLSAGQRLMATAKTGRTLKLKLSETLDGWVDESYVRYLPDGTPPPSSEMTTINTVCSATGTAVVIAGVGSAPWRAVETENGLEVTFFYTKNHTNWIVYDSSDTMIRDIRWRQDDNNTCTVSVNLQPGLTLWGYDVTGSQDSAIISLSRKPLLKSRPGRKLAGLKVIIDPGHSPTSAPPYDGAIGPMRTMEYQHTLEIAQMLKTELEKHGAVALTTRKSSETVPLRERPRMAARENGNLYISIHANALVDTADPYATPRGYSLYYYFPHSRSFASNMHRGMQKFIPLPDEGLRYGDYHVIRLTAMPAVLIETSYLILPEQEMLLNDEAFRMKVVNACMYSIFSTFGQRYTAPPFVRTKPKPGQETGKPGRKPGETAIKKPGGTTAPGKTGSAKKEPVPSAKTAATPAAQAGSAAKKPGKTSSDKQTKASREKPAAMEKPAGKTSAKNKPAAKTPASGKKQAK; translated from the coding sequence ATGAAAAAACATTTTTTAACCGCTTTGCTGTTCACCCTGTCCGCGCCCTGCGCCAGCGCGCAGAAAATAGACATCGTGTATCCTGTAGAAGGACACATAATGTCAGGCGGCTCTGCCGCATACCTGTTCGGCAACATCAAACCGCCGAAAGGCAAATTGAAAATCAATGAAGTATCCGTAAAAGTGCATTCGAACGGCGCGTTTATCACATATCTGCCGGTCAAGCCGGGCCCGTTCGCTTTCAACTGCGAGCTTACGGCGGGCACGCAAACGGTGAAAGCCGTGCGCAATATCGTGGTGGGATCATCATTTAAAAAACCCGATAACGCCGCCGTGTATATTGACACTTCCTCCCTGTCGCCGTGGGCCGACATCATAGCGCGCCCCGGCGACTGGATATACGCCTCGTTCAGCGGCACGATCGGGCAGAAAGCGTTTTTCAGGATACGCGGACTGTCCGGCGAGCTCCCGATGCCGGAAACCGCGCCGGGCAGTTACGCTGGCGCCTATCTGGCGCAGAGCGCCGATAAAGCGGAAAAAGCCGAAATCCAGTTCCGGCTGACCGGCGCGCTTGGCGAGGCGACGGCGCTGGCTGGCGGGAAAGTGTCCGTCAGGCCGGATTTCAGCCCGGTCGTGGAAATCACCACCGATTCGGTAGGCACGCGCACCGCCAGCGGAGCCGGCTACATGCTTTTTCTTTCCGCCGGACAGCGACTGATGGCAACAGCGAAAACAGGCCGCACGCTCAAACTGAAACTTTCGGAAACGCTTGACGGCTGGGTGGACGAAAGCTATGTGCGGTACCTGCCGGACGGCACTCCGCCGCCGTCCAGCGAGATGACTACGATAAACACGGTCTGCAGCGCAACCGGCACCGCGGTCGTCATCGCGGGAGTAGGCTCCGCGCCGTGGCGGGCGGTGGAAACGGAAAACGGGCTGGAAGTCACGTTCTTTTACACGAAAAACCATACCAACTGGATCGTGTATGACTCGTCCGACACCATGATACGCGACATCCGCTGGCGGCAGGACGACAATAACACCTGCACCGTATCAGTCAATCTGCAGCCGGGGCTGACTCTGTGGGGTTATGACGTGACCGGCTCGCAGGACAGCGCGATCATTTCCCTCAGCCGCAAACCGCTTTTGAAAAGCAGGCCCGGCCGCAAACTCGCGGGCCTTAAGGTTATCATTGATCCCGGTCATTCGCCCACCTCCGCTCCGCCGTACGACGGCGCGATCGGGCCCATGCGGACGATGGAATACCAGCACACGCTGGAAATCGCGCAGATGCTCAAAACCGAGCTTGAAAAACACGGCGCGGTCGCGCTGACCACCCGCAAAAGCTCCGAAACCGTGCCCCTGCGCGAACGGCCCCGCATGGCCGCGCGCGAAAACGGCAACCTGTACATAAGCATTCACGCCAACGCGCTGGTGGACACCGCCGATCCCTACGCCACTCCGCGCGGATACTCGCTTTACTACTATTTCCCGCACAGCCGCAGCTTCGCCTCGAACATGCACAGGGGCATGCAGAAATTCATTCCCCTGCCGGACGAAGGGCTCCGTTACGGCGATTATCATGTGATCCGCCTGACCGCCATGCCGGCCGTGCTTATCGAAACCTCGTATCTGATCCTGCCGGAGCAGGAAATGCTCTTGAATGACGAAGCGTTCCGCATGAAAGTGGTGAACGCCTGCATGTACAGCATTTTCAGCACTTTCGGCCAGCGTTACACCGCGCCGCCTTTTGTCAGAACAAAACCGAAACCCGGCCAGGAAACCGGCAAACCCGGCCGCAAACCCGGGGAAACAGCCATAAAAAAACCGGGCGGAACAACCGCGCCCGGAAAAACCGGTTCCGCTAAAAAAGAACCGGTTCCCTCGGCCAAAACCGCCGCAACACCAGCCGCGCAAGCCGGTTCCGCGGCTAAAAAACCGGGCAAAACCTCCTCTGACAAACAGACAAAAGCATCAAGAGAGAAGCCCGCCGCAATGGAAAAACCAGCCGGAAAAACCTCCGCAAAAAACAAACCTGCGGCAAAAACGCCGGCTTCCGGCAAAAAACAAGCAAAATAA
- the nth gene encoding endonuclease III, whose amino-acid sequence MNKKERLAEITEILRPLYFGARTELVYKTPFQLLGAVILSAQCTDSRVNAVTPELFGRYPGPRELAAAPLGEIERLVHSAGFYHSKALSLKQSAAAIMEKFGGRVPDTMDGLLSLRGVARKTANVVLGEAFGKTEGFVVDTHVKRLAWRMGFTGSADPVKIERDFMRQLDRADWRWFSMALVLHGRRVCQARAPRCAQCPVIDFCLRRDVNK is encoded by the coding sequence GTGAATAAAAAAGAGAGGCTGGCTGAAATAACGGAAATACTGCGGCCGCTGTATTTCGGCGCGCGCACCGAGCTGGTTTACAAAACGCCTTTTCAGCTGCTGGGCGCGGTCATTTTATCGGCCCAGTGCACGGACTCGCGGGTTAACGCGGTGACGCCGGAGCTTTTCGGGCGATACCCCGGTCCGCGCGAACTGGCGGCGGCTCCGCTCGGCGAGATCGAGCGGCTTGTTCATTCGGCGGGGTTTTATCACAGCAAGGCGCTGTCGCTGAAACAGTCCGCCGCGGCAATCATGGAAAAATTCGGCGGGCGCGTGCCGGATACCATGGACGGGCTTTTAAGCCTGCGCGGAGTCGCCCGCAAGACCGCCAATGTCGTGCTTGGCGAGGCGTTCGGAAAGACCGAGGGGTTTGTGGTTGACACGCATGTTAAAAGGCTGGCGTGGCGCATGGGGTTTACCGGCAGTGCGGATCCGGTTAAAATCGAGCGCGATTTCATGCGGCAGCTTGACCGGGCCGACTGGCGCTGGTTTTCCATGGCGCTGGTTCTGCACGGGCGCCGGGTTTGCCAGGCGCGCGCGCCGCGCTGCGCGCAGTGCCCGGTAATTGATTTTTGCCTGCGCCGTGATGTGAATAAATAG
- a CDS encoding VOC family protein — MNISTLAPRQSGKAERFAGYAHVAIAAGDERAVDLLSARLKSDGYVICDGPRRTGDGYYECCVLDPDGNRVEITADKP, encoded by the coding sequence ATGAATATTTCCACGCTTGCGCCCCGGCAAAGCGGCAAGGCGGAGCGCTTTGCGGGTTACGCGCATGTGGCGATTGCCGCAGGCGACGAGCGGGCGGTTGATTTGCTGTCCGCGCGGCTTAAGTCCGACGGGTATGTGATTTGTGACGGGCCGCGCCGCACGGGCGACGGGTATTACGAGTGCTGTGTTCTTGACCCGGACGGCAACCGCGTGGAAATAACGGCGGATAAACCGTGA
- the hcp gene encoding hydroxylamine reductase yields the protein MFCYQCQETSKNTGCTIAGACGKKNGTSDIQDLLIYTLMGMARYAYELPAPRDRKYGDFITAALFSTITNANFDDTALLRLVRQALALRAELARGLDGKLAGPAHDSMIWSAAGDAEMLAKAGTCGIMALSENPDLRSLKSLVLYGLKGISAYAHHAAVLGCVSDEIYDSVIKGLADCTRELPADTLTALVLETGKTAVSAMALLDKANTVTYGHPEITRVELSVRKNPGILISGHDLKDLHELLIQTRGTGVDVYTHSEMLPAHYYPAFRKFAHFAGNYGGSWWHQNKDFETFNGPVLMTTNCIIPVKDSYGNRIFTTGMTGYPGVKHIEDRQPGKTKDFSELIALAKTCAPPLELETGELVGGFAHNQVAALADKIVAAVKSGAIRRFVVMAGCDGRQPARGYFTEVARQLPPDTVILTAGCAKYRYNKLKLGDIGGIPRVLDAGQCNDSYSLAVTALALKDMFGLKDVNELPLSFDIAWYEQKAVAVLLALLALGFKGIRMGPTLPAFLSPQVAATLVEKFGIKLAGQAAEDVEKMMTGN from the coding sequence ATGTTCTGTTATCAATGTCAGGAAACATCCAAAAACACGGGCTGCACAATCGCCGGAGCATGCGGAAAGAAAAACGGCACTTCCGACATTCAGGATCTGCTGATCTACACGCTGATGGGCATGGCGCGTTACGCCTATGAACTGCCCGCGCCGCGCGACCGGAAATACGGGGATTTCATAACGGCGGCGCTGTTTTCCACCATAACCAACGCCAATTTCGACGATACCGCGCTTCTGCGTCTCGTGCGCCAGGCCCTGGCATTGCGAGCGGAACTGGCCCGCGGTCTGGACGGCAAACTGGCCGGGCCAGCGCATGACTCAATGATCTGGTCGGCGGCCGGTGACGCGGAAATGCTCGCCAAAGCCGGCACCTGCGGCATCATGGCTCTGAGCGAAAACCCCGATCTGCGCTCGCTTAAATCGCTGGTGCTGTACGGGCTCAAGGGCATATCGGCCTACGCGCATCACGCCGCCGTGTTGGGCTGCGTAAGCGATGAAATTTATGATTCCGTGATCAAGGGCCTGGCCGACTGCACCCGCGAGCTGCCCGCCGATACACTGACCGCGCTTGTTCTGGAAACGGGAAAAACCGCGGTATCGGCAATGGCGCTGCTCGACAAAGCCAACACCGTCACCTACGGCCACCCGGAAATAACCAGGGTGGAGCTGAGCGTCCGCAAAAACCCCGGAATCCTTATTTCCGGGCATGACCTGAAAGATCTGCACGAACTGCTCATCCAAACCAGGGGAACCGGCGTGGACGTGTACACCCACAGCGAGATGCTGCCGGCGCACTATTATCCGGCGTTCAGGAAATTCGCGCATTTCGCCGGCAATTACGGCGGCTCATGGTGGCACCAGAACAAGGATTTCGAAACATTCAACGGCCCTGTCCTGATGACCACCAACTGCATCATCCCGGTCAAGGATTCCTACGGGAACAGGATTTTCACCACCGGCATGACGGGTTATCCCGGCGTAAAACATATCGAAGACCGCCAGCCCGGAAAAACCAAGGATTTTTCGGAGCTGATCGCGCTGGCAAAGACCTGCGCTCCGCCTCTGGAACTGGAAACCGGCGAGCTGGTGGGCGGTTTCGCCCATAATCAGGTTGCCGCCTTGGCGGACAAAATAGTCGCGGCGGTGAAATCAGGCGCGATCAGACGGTTCGTGGTCATGGCCGGCTGCGACGGCCGCCAGCCCGCGCGCGGTTATTTCACGGAAGTGGCCCGGCAGCTGCCGCCGGACACAGTCATACTCACAGCCGGCTGCGCCAAATACCGCTACAACAAACTGAAGCTGGGCGATATCGGCGGCATTCCGCGTGTGCTGGACGCGGGCCAGTGCAACGACTCCTATTCGCTGGCGGTAACCGCACTCGCGCTGAAAGACATGTTCGGGCTGAAAGACGTCAACGAACTGCCGCTTTCATTCGATATCGCTTGGTATGAACAGAAGGCGGTTGCGGTTCTGCTGGCGTTGCTGGCGCTCGGGTTTAAGGGAATCAGGATGGGTCCGACACTGCCGGCTTTCCTGTCGCCGCAGGTCGCCGCGACTCTGGTTGAAAAATTCGGCATAAAACTTGCCGGGCAGGCCGCCGAGGACGTGGAAAAAATGATGACGGGCAATTAG
- a CDS encoding glycosyltransferase 87 family protein: MTNTRKLAVIVFGGLIAACLYHCALMGALLHRDYPQNTFLFNNDWLFSDFYETVKLASTGNPYSGAAVLNSVYPPALNLAALLLARQPFLRPSDLYLLLAALVIGAAGWLVFREKDPAKTALNVLGGAFASYPVIYLLHRGNLELIAFPCLFAGIYFYDKKKYAAAALGIGLAAACKVYPAIFFFLFVTDRKMRWAALSAAICAAVTVAGFMYFHNGLAQNISAMLATMRAYNAEYVGKGYGLVFGHSLYGALQAVRCWILGIEPVYSSPRLIKFYPYIAAALGLFTLRRVWLEKELWKKVALLTAAMLALPYVSADYRLISLFAPLYLYFKAGYNGRYACAYLWIFGLLLVPKNFLYFCEPEVSLSAALNPLLLGALAALIVREQIAGRKATVPDGAPPS; this comes from the coding sequence ATGACCAATACCAGGAAACTGGCTGTTATCGTGTTCGGCGGCCTGATTGCCGCCTGCCTCTATCACTGCGCGCTGATGGGGGCTTTGCTGCATCGCGACTACCCCCAAAACACTTTTCTGTTCAACAACGACTGGCTTTTTTCCGATTTCTACGAAACCGTCAAACTGGCCTCCACCGGCAATCCCTATTCCGGCGCGGCGGTGCTCAACAGCGTATATCCGCCGGCGCTTAACCTGGCGGCGCTGCTGCTTGCCAGACAGCCGTTCCTGCGCCCGAGCGACTTATACCTGCTGCTGGCCGCGCTGGTTATCGGCGCGGCCGGCTGGCTGGTTTTCAGGGAAAAGGATCCCGCGAAAACCGCGCTTAATGTGCTGGGCGGCGCGTTCGCGTCGTACCCGGTTATTTACTTGCTGCACCGCGGCAATCTGGAGCTGATTGCGTTTCCGTGCCTGTTCGCCGGCATATATTTTTACGACAAAAAGAAATACGCCGCCGCCGCGCTGGGCATAGGGCTGGCGGCGGCCTGCAAGGTTTATCCGGCGATATTTTTCTTTTTATTCGTGACGGACAGAAAAATGCGCTGGGCAGCGCTGTCCGCCGCGATCTGCGCGGCGGTCACGGTCGCGGGCTTCATGTATTTCCATAACGGGCTCGCGCAAAACATCTCCGCCATGCTCGCCACGATGCGCGCGTATAACGCGGAATATGTAGGCAAGGGGTACGGACTGGTGTTCGGGCACAGCCTCTACGGCGCGCTTCAGGCGGTGCGGTGCTGGATTCTGGGCATAGAACCTGTTTACTCAAGCCCGCGGCTGATCAAATTCTATCCGTATATCGCGGCGGCGCTGGGGCTTTTCACGCTGCGGCGGGTGTGGCTGGAAAAAGAACTGTGGAAAAAAGTCGCGCTGCTTACGGCGGCAATGCTGGCGCTGCCGTATGTGTCGGCGGATTACCGGCTGATCAGCCTGTTCGCGCCATTGTACCTGTATTTCAAAGCGGGCTATAACGGCAGGTACGCTTGCGCATATCTGTGGATTTTCGGGCTGCTGCTTGTTCCGAAAAACTTTTTATATTTCTGCGAACCGGAAGTGTCTTTGTCCGCCGCGCTTAATCCGCTGCTGCTGGGCGCGCTGGCCGCGCTTATCGTGCGAGAACAGATTGCCGGGCGGAAAGCAACCGTCCCGGACGGCGCGCCGCCGTCGTGA
- a CDS encoding ATP-grasp domain-containing protein: MTEKQLCLEEAPGKDSAEPPSSGGQKTLNTIGLAFNLRKEGCVNEAYEEYDDIHTIESLRREIEKYGYEVLLYEQDDDFQARLRERRPDLMINIAEGIGTGRSRESQVPCLLESMGIAYSGSDPVALGITLDKYVTSALLDHAKIPVPAMHLVSAAEDLAGLPRIFRDGRRYIVKPRWEGSSKGVHDNSVVDNFADLKARAKDVLKKHSQPAVIEEFMPGDEITAGICGNNRPELLGMMKIEPTVREKDYFLYSIEYKREWETKIVYRRQDTLGRKVRQAVEKYALAAFRCLELRDMARIDFRLDSKGVPHIIDVNPLPGMSPEYSDLPILVRLNGGTYTQLFERFLRTAITRHGFAVKF, from the coding sequence ATGACCGAAAAACAGCTGTGCCTTGAAGAAGCACCCGGTAAAGACTCCGCCGAACCTCCATCCTCCGGCGGGCAGAAAACACTTAACACCATAGGGCTGGCCTTCAACCTGCGCAAGGAAGGCTGCGTGAACGAAGCGTACGAGGAATACGACGATATTCACACGATAGAAAGCCTCAGGCGCGAAATAGAGAAATACGGCTACGAGGTCCTCCTGTACGAACAGGATGATGATTTTCAGGCGCGGCTTCGCGAGCGGCGGCCTGATCTGATGATTAACATAGCCGAAGGGATCGGCACCGGCCGAAGCCGCGAGTCGCAGGTGCCCTGCCTGCTGGAAAGCATGGGGATTGCGTACAGCGGATCCGACCCGGTGGCGCTGGGCATAACGCTGGACAAGTATGTCACGTCCGCGCTGCTCGATCACGCGAAAATCCCGGTTCCGGCGATGCATCTGGTCAGCGCCGCCGAAGATCTCGCCGGCTTGCCGCGGATTTTCCGCGACGGGCGGCGTTACATTGTAAAGCCGCGCTGGGAAGGCTCCTCGAAAGGCGTGCACGACAATTCCGTGGTGGATAATTTCGCGGATCTCAAGGCGCGCGCCAAAGACGTATTGAAAAAACACAGCCAGCCGGCGGTTATCGAAGAATTCATGCCGGGCGACGAAATCACCGCCGGGATCTGCGGCAATAACCGGCCGGAACTGCTCGGCATGATGAAAATCGAACCCACAGTCAGGGAAAAGGATTATTTCCTCTATTCAATCGAGTACAAACGAGAATGGGAAACTAAAATCGTCTACCGGCGGCAGGACACGCTCGGCCGGAAAGTGCGCCAGGCCGTTGAGAAATACGCGCTCGCGGCGTTCCGCTGCCTGGAACTGCGGGACATGGCGCGGATTGATTTCCGGCTCGACAGCAAAGGCGTTCCTCATATAATAGACGTCAATCCGCTGCCCGGCATGTCGCCCGAGTACAGCGATCTGCCCATCCTGGTGCGCCTTAACGGCGGCACCTATACCCAGCTGTTCGAGCGGTTTCTCAGAACCGCAATCACCCGGCACGGCTTCGCCGTGAAATTCTAA